A window of Polaromonas hydrogenivorans contains these coding sequences:
- a CDS encoding tyrosine-type recombinase/integrase, with protein MSTLPLPSSAEGVFKAWALERAAQRRGGLSPRSLASYHSLWAGWTEFLLAHGPLAWSQAKSPDVRAYLEALSPRGQARGMLHVSTVTQRRYYRVLKKIYAFAQAQQWVEDNPVDAGASVSPTEQMDSLVFHAIDWDALLQAVPPPIDPPPQDQPWLEVRDQAILRLMMQAALTVAELAGLDIGDVRHPRLASSHGVGELFPAGEAEPGLTDAAVMLDLSGARKAQDRRISLSEEASAAVLAWLTVRATLPLPQDAGTPLFVSRKKAGRLTPRALFHLANRHVSSTLGPRYPDTVLAHAGPMTLRNSCIVRWLDAGLPEDEILARAGLREAQALLRLRKHVHASDAPDSAGQQP; from the coding sequence ATGAGCACATTGCCGCTTCCTTCCAGCGCCGAGGGTGTCTTCAAGGCCTGGGCGCTTGAGCGCGCCGCGCAGCGCAGGGGCGGCCTGTCGCCGCGCTCGCTGGCTTCCTACCATTCGCTCTGGGCCGGCTGGACCGAGTTCTTGCTGGCGCACGGCCCGCTGGCCTGGAGCCAGGCCAAATCGCCCGATGTGCGCGCCTACCTCGAAGCGCTGAGCCCGCGCGGGCAGGCGCGCGGCATGCTGCATGTCAGCACCGTGACGCAGCGCCGCTACTACCGGGTGCTGAAAAAGATCTATGCCTTTGCCCAGGCGCAGCAGTGGGTTGAAGACAACCCGGTCGATGCCGGCGCGTCGGTGTCGCCGACCGAGCAGATGGATTCGCTGGTCTTTCACGCCATCGACTGGGATGCGCTGCTGCAGGCCGTGCCGCCGCCCATCGACCCGCCGCCGCAGGACCAGCCGTGGCTGGAGGTGCGCGACCAGGCCATCTTGCGGCTGATGATGCAGGCTGCACTGACCGTGGCCGAGCTGGCGGGGCTGGACATCGGCGACGTGCGGCATCCCCGGCTGGCTTCCAGCCATGGCGTGGGCGAGTTGTTTCCTGCCGGGGAAGCCGAACCCGGTCTGACTGACGCGGCCGTCATGCTCGACCTCAGCGGCGCCCGCAAGGCGCAGGACCGGCGCATCAGCCTGTCCGAAGAAGCCAGCGCCGCCGTGCTGGCCTGGCTGACGGTGCGCGCCACGCTGCCGCTGCCGCAGGACGCTGGCACGCCGCTGTTCGTCTCGCGCAAAAAGGCCGGCCGGCTGACGCCGCGCGCGCTGTTCCACCTGGCCAACCGCCATGTCAGCAGCACGCTGGGGCCGCGCTACCCCGACACCGTGCTCGCCCATGCCGGGCCGATGACGCTGCGCAACTCGTGCATCGTTCGCTGGCTGGACGCCGGCCTGCCCGAGGACGAGATACTGGCGCGCGCCGGGCTGCGCGAGGCGCAGGCTTTATTGCGCCTGCGCAAACATGTGCATGCCAGCGACGCGCCTGATTCCGCCGGTCAACAGCCATAA
- a CDS encoding tripartite tricarboxylate transporter TctB family protein — protein MNIKSQKDFFSGLMFMGVGVAFAWGATTYNVGNGARMGPGYFPLYLGVLMTILGAGITLTALVVETVGGDKIGKWAWKPLCLIILANLVFGALLAGLPYFGLPAMGLIVAIYALTFIASMAEAGWKVKNTFILATILAAGSYVAFVLALKLQFPVWPTFITG, from the coding sequence GTGAATATCAAGAGTCAAAAAGACTTTTTTTCCGGGCTCATGTTCATGGGCGTCGGGGTGGCGTTTGCCTGGGGGGCAACGACCTACAACGTGGGCAACGGCGCGCGCATGGGACCGGGCTATTTTCCGCTGTACCTGGGCGTTCTGATGACGATACTTGGCGCGGGCATTACCCTGACGGCGCTGGTGGTTGAAACCGTGGGTGGCGACAAGATTGGCAAATGGGCCTGGAAGCCGCTGTGCCTGATTATTCTGGCCAACCTGGTGTTTGGTGCGCTGCTGGCTGGCCTGCCGTACTTTGGCCTTCCCGCCATGGGCCTGATCGTGGCCATTTACGCGCTGACTTTCATTGCCAGCATGGCCGAAGCCGGCTGGAAGGTGAAGAACACCTTCATCCTGGCCACGATCCTGGCGGCGGGCAGTTATGTCGCTTTCGTCCTGGCGCTCAAGCTGCAGTTCCCGGTATGGCCCACGTTCATCACCGGCTAA
- a CDS encoding DNA-deoxyinosine glycosylase produces MLTGLAPLVSSNTRLLILGSFPGAASLAAQQYYGHQQNQFWRILQAIWPSCAMPTGANSYKIRSEWLLARGLGVWDVYAACEREGSLDSSIRKPVVNDFAQLLRWCPELQAIAHNGGESFKHARHTELLGLPVYRLPSTSPANASWSFERKLAAWREVFEKHGLV; encoded by the coding sequence GTGCTGACCGGCCTGGCGCCGCTGGTCTCCAGCAATACGCGGCTGCTGATCCTGGGCAGCTTTCCGGGTGCGGCGTCCCTGGCGGCGCAGCAGTACTACGGCCATCAGCAAAACCAGTTCTGGCGAATTTTGCAAGCCATTTGGCCATCTTGCGCAATGCCCACGGGCGCCAATAGCTATAAAATTCGTAGCGAATGGCTGTTGGCGAGGGGCTTGGGCGTGTGGGACGTGTATGCGGCCTGCGAGCGCGAAGGCAGCCTGGACAGCAGCATCCGCAAGCCGGTGGTCAATGATTTTGCGCAGCTGCTGCGCTGGTGCCCCGAACTGCAGGCGATTGCGCACAACGGCGGCGAGAGCTTCAAGCATGCGCGCCATACCGAATTGCTGGGCCTGCCGGTGTATCGGCTCCCCTCGACCAGTCCGGCGAATGCGTCCTGGTCGTTTGAACGCAAGCTCGCCGCGTGGCGCGAGGTTTTCGAGAAACATGGATTGGTCTGA
- a CDS encoding tripartite tricarboxylate transporter permease encodes MELIEHLSLGFGVAFTPINLLYCLVGCILGTLIGVLPGIGPVATIAMLLPATYALPPVSALIMLAGIYYGAQYGGSTTAILVNLPGESSSVVTCIDGYQMARKGRAGPALAAAGLGSFFAGCVGTLILAAFAPPLTELAFKFGPAEYFALMTLGLIGAVVLASGSLLKAIAMIVLGLLLGLVGTDVNSGVARFSFDIPELTDGIGFVVIAMGVFGYGEIISNLAQPEHEREVFTAGVSGLFPTKQDFKDMTPAVLRGTFLGSALGILPGGGALLAAFAAYALEKKMKMKPGEVPFGQGNIRGVASPESANNAGSQTSFIPLLTLGIPPNAVMALMVGAMTIHNIQPGPQVMTSNPELFWGLIASMWIGNAMLVILNLPLIGIWIKLLTVPYRYLFPAIVLFCAIGVYSTNNNTWDVWMVGLFGIIGYSFVKLGCEPAPLLLGFILGPMMEENLRRALLLSRGDWSVFVTRPLSAGLLAAAALMIIIVLLPAVKNKREEAFVEE; translated from the coding sequence ATGGAATTGATTGAACACTTGTCGCTGGGTTTCGGCGTGGCCTTCACGCCGATCAACCTGCTGTACTGCCTGGTGGGTTGCATTTTGGGAACGCTGATTGGCGTGTTGCCCGGCATCGGCCCGGTCGCCACCATCGCCATGCTGCTGCCCGCCACGTATGCCTTGCCCCCGGTGTCGGCCCTGATCATGCTGGCCGGCATTTACTACGGCGCGCAGTACGGCGGCTCGACCACGGCTATTTTGGTGAACCTGCCGGGAGAATCGTCCTCGGTGGTCACCTGTATTGACGGCTACCAGATGGCCAGAAAAGGGCGAGCGGGGCCGGCACTGGCTGCCGCCGGTCTGGGTTCGTTCTTCGCCGGCTGCGTCGGCACCCTGATCCTGGCGGCGTTTGCGCCTCCGCTGACCGAACTGGCCTTCAAGTTCGGCCCGGCCGAGTATTTTGCGCTGATGACCCTGGGCCTGATCGGCGCCGTGGTGCTGGCTTCGGGCTCCCTGCTCAAGGCGATTGCGATGATCGTGCTGGGCCTGCTGCTTGGCCTGGTCGGCACCGACGTGAACTCGGGTGTGGCGCGCTTCAGCTTTGACATTCCAGAACTGACCGACGGCATCGGCTTCGTGGTGATTGCCATGGGCGTGTTCGGCTACGGCGAGATCATCAGCAACCTGGCCCAGCCCGAGCATGAACGTGAAGTGTTCACCGCCGGCGTGTCGGGCCTGTTTCCCACCAAGCAGGATTTCAAGGACATGACGCCGGCCGTGCTGCGCGGCACTTTCCTGGGCTCTGCGCTGGGCATCCTGCCTGGCGGCGGTGCCTTGCTGGCGGCGTTTGCAGCGTACGCGCTGGAAAAGAAAATGAAGATGAAGCCGGGCGAAGTCCCCTTCGGCCAGGGCAACATCCGCGGCGTGGCGTCTCCCGAGTCGGCCAACAATGCCGGATCGCAAACCTCCTTCATTCCGCTGCTGACGCTGGGCATTCCGCCCAACGCCGTGATGGCCCTGATGGTGGGCGCCATGACGATTCACAACATCCAGCCCGGCCCGCAGGTCATGACCAGCAACCCCGAACTGTTCTGGGGCCTGATCGCCTCGATGTGGATCGGCAATGCGATGCTGGTGATTTTGAACCTGCCGCTGATCGGCATCTGGATCAAGCTGCTGACCGTGCCTTACCGCTACCTGTTCCCGGCCATCGTGCTGTTCTGCGCGATTGGCGTGTACTCCACTAACAACAACACCTGGGACGTGTGGATGGTGGGCCTGTTCGGCATCATTGGCTACAGCTTCGTCAAGCTGGGCTGTGAACCGGCGCCGCTGCTGCTCGGCTTCATCCTGGGCCCGATGATGGAAGAAAACCTGCGCCGTGCGCTGCTGCTGTCGCGCGGCGACTGGAGCGTGTTCGTGACCCGTCCGCTGTCCGCCGGCCTGCTGGCTGCCGCGGCACTGATGATCATCATCGTGCTGCTGCCTGCCGTGAAGAACAAGCGCGAAGAAGCCTTCGTCGAAGAGTGA
- a CDS encoding TatD family hydrolase, with protein sequence MTFWIDTHCHLDAAEFSADLADVRARAAAGGVMHCVLPAVAVGNFEAVRLLAHRFSDSYALGIHPLCVPEARDADLQALDAELALRKDDPRLVAVGEIGLDYFEPALKQSPMRERQEFFYREQLKLARKHGLPVMLHVRRSADKLLKHLRELRPEGGWSGIGHAFNGSEQQAAEFIKLGLKLGFGGNVTFDSALQIRRLASGLPLDALVMETDSPDIAPHWLYRTARQREDGQGQGRNEPGELPRIAGVLAQLRGMPADALALATTANALQAFPKLRGLLPC encoded by the coding sequence ATGACCTTCTGGATCGACACGCACTGCCATCTCGACGCTGCCGAGTTTTCCGCCGACCTGGCCGATGTCCGGGCGCGGGCGGCGGCTGGCGGCGTGATGCATTGCGTGCTACCGGCCGTGGCGGTGGGCAACTTCGAGGCGGTCCGGCTGCTGGCGCATCGGTTCTCGGACAGCTACGCGCTGGGCATTCACCCGCTGTGCGTGCCCGAGGCCCGGGACGCCGATTTGCAGGCGCTGGATGCGGAACTGGCCCTGCGAAAAGACGACCCGCGACTGGTGGCGGTCGGCGAAATCGGCCTTGATTATTTCGAGCCGGCGCTCAAGCAAAGCCCGATGCGCGAGCGCCAGGAATTTTTTTACCGCGAGCAGCTCAAGCTGGCACGCAAGCACGGCCTGCCGGTGATGCTGCATGTGCGGCGCTCGGCCGACAAGCTGCTCAAGCACCTGCGCGAACTCAGGCCCGAAGGCGGCTGGAGCGGCATCGGCCACGCCTTCAACGGCAGCGAGCAACAGGCAGCGGAATTCATCAAGCTGGGGCTGAAACTCGGCTTTGGCGGCAACGTCACCTTTGATTCGGCCCTGCAGATCAGGCGCCTGGCCAGTGGGTTGCCGCTGGACGCGCTGGTGATGGAAACCGACTCGCCCGACATTGCGCCGCACTGGCTTTACCGCACCGCCCGGCAGCGGGAAGACGGGCAAGGCCAGGGCCGCAACGAGCCGGGCGAACTGCCGCGCATCGCCGGCGTGCTGGCGCAGCTTCGTGGCATGCCGGCCGACGCGCTGGCGCTGGCCACCACGGCCAATGCGCTGCAGGCTTTTCCCAAGCTCAGGGGGCTGCTGCCGTGCTGA
- a CDS encoding S1C family serine protease: MRRPALYSSSSRSGHALADAADASPTAPASSTSGNGAPPPPSPAKPPSRATRFMRHVAAHNIRLLWSVVALLALMLAISLSFSLHPPGHKLTQKDINAAVLKTLETTVLPSPAAKAYDAIIPSVVRVVGLGKPVKSKDGDEHSDRSVGTGVVIVDKGIILTNLHVVQGAETIKVTFSDGLESTASITGVQPENDLAVLQAHKIPDDMIAATLRSTADLAPGDQVVAVGYPFGIGPSASSGVISGLGRTFRSPEGKQQLTNLIQFDAAANPGNSGGPLVTMDGEVIGIVTAIYNPNQQRSFVGIGFAVPIENAASAAGVPPF, translated from the coding sequence ATGCGAAGGCCTGCCCTTTACAGTAGCTCCAGCCGTAGCGGCCACGCGCTGGCTGATGCTGCGGACGCGTCCCCAACGGCCCCGGCTTCAAGCACATCCGGAAACGGCGCACCGCCCCCGCCCAGCCCGGCCAAACCTCCTTCACGCGCCACGCGCTTCATGCGCCATGTTGCGGCGCACAACATCCGCCTGCTCTGGTCGGTGGTCGCACTGCTGGCCTTGATGCTGGCCATCAGCCTGTCTTTCTCGCTGCACCCGCCCGGCCACAAGCTGACCCAGAAGGACATCAACGCAGCGGTGCTGAAAACCCTGGAAACCACGGTCCTTCCTTCGCCGGCGGCCAAGGCTTACGACGCCATCATTCCTTCGGTCGTGCGCGTGGTGGGGCTGGGCAAACCCGTCAAGAGCAAGGATGGCGACGAGCATTCAGACCGCAGCGTCGGCACCGGCGTGGTCATCGTGGACAAGGGCATCATCCTGACCAACCTGCATGTGGTGCAGGGTGCAGAAACCATCAAGGTCACCTTTTCCGATGGCCTGGAGTCCACCGCCAGCATCACCGGCGTGCAGCCGGAAAACGACCTGGCGGTGCTGCAGGCGCACAAGATTCCCGACGACATGATTGCCGCCACGCTGCGCTCCACCGCCGACCTGGCGCCCGGCGACCAGGTGGTGGCGGTGGGCTATCCCTTCGGCATCGGCCCTTCGGCTTCCAGCGGCGTCATCTCGGGGCTGGGGCGCACCTTCCGCTCGCCCGAGGGCAAGCAGCAACTCACCAACCTGATCCAGTTCGATGCGGCCGCCAATCCCGGCAACTCGGGCGGCCCGCTGGTCACCATGGACGGCGAGGTGATCGGCATCGTGACGGCCATCTACAACCCCAACCAGCAGCGCTCCTTTGTCGGCATCGGATTTGCCGTGCCGATTGAAAACGCCGCCTCGGCAGCCGGCGTGCCTCCTTTCTGA
- a CDS encoding spermidine synthase, which yields MAKKDNATPPSNLPEVNFSDYGDVRFLHLGTEWVQGSMLRDAPYDIELEYVQRMMAGLLFLDAETVAKKHAMQLGLGSAALTKFCYKKLRMKTTAIEINPQVVSACRIWFKLPRDDARLHVIEADAADEIRKPAHHGTVDLLHVDLYDHEAAAPVLDDADFYANCRSLLTEDGIMTVNLFGRDSSFEESLTKMAEAFGPESIWAFRPTREGNTVVMAQFEPTRPERAELLQRAGVIESRWDLPAKKWLRLFKPVV from the coding sequence ATGGCAAAAAAAGACAACGCGACCCCTCCTTCGAACCTGCCCGAAGTCAACTTTTCGGATTACGGCGATGTGCGCTTCCTGCACCTGGGCACCGAATGGGTGCAGGGCTCGATGCTGCGCGACGCGCCCTATGACATCGAACTGGAGTATGTGCAGCGCATGATGGCCGGCCTCTTGTTCCTCGACGCCGAAACGGTCGCCAAAAAGCACGCCATGCAGCTCGGGCTGGGGTCGGCCGCGCTGACCAAGTTCTGCTACAAGAAGCTGCGCATGAAAACCACCGCCATCGAGATCAACCCGCAGGTCGTCAGCGCCTGCCGGATCTGGTTCAAGCTACCGCGCGACGATGCCAGGCTGCATGTCATCGAAGCCGATGCGGCCGATGAAATCAGGAAGCCGGCGCACCACGGCACGGTTGATTTGCTGCATGTGGACCTGTACGACCATGAAGCGGCCGCGCCGGTGCTCGACGATGCCGATTTTTATGCGAACTGCCGCAGCCTGCTGACCGAGGACGGCATCATGACCGTCAACCTGTTCGGCCGGGATTCGAGCTTCGAGGAGTCGCTGACCAAGATGGCCGAGGCCTTTGGCCCGGAGTCGATCTGGGCCTTCAGGCCGACGCGCGAAGGCAACACGGTGGTCATGGCCCAGTTCGAGCCGACGCGGCCGGAGCGCGCCGAGCTGCTCCAGCGCGCTGGCGTGATCGAATCGCGCTGGGACTTGCCGGCCAAAAAGTGGCTGCGGCTTTTCAAGCCGGTGGTGTAA
- a CDS encoding AAA family ATPase — MDSNRFEQPPAGHDTAQLMEQILYEVKRVVVGQDRFLERVMVAILAQGHLLVEGVPGLAKTLTVKTLANTIRGDFKRIQFTPDLVPADLVGTRIYNQKTGDFSTSLGPVFTNLLLADEINRAPAKVQSALLEVMQERQVTIAGISHKVPSPFLVMATQNPIETEGTYPLPEAQVDRFMMKVLVDYPSDEEEFVIVQRVTGPAVAVAAVATTEQLAALQAECRCIYVDPSLVQYAVRLVSATRDPAKHGLDELARFITFGASPRATINLTEGARALAMLRGRSYALPEDMTDLIPDVLRHRLVLSYEALSEGFSADQIVGKIMARIPPPAKPLAHEKLAA, encoded by the coding sequence ATGGATTCCAACCGCTTTGAGCAGCCGCCCGCCGGCCACGACACCGCGCAGCTGATGGAGCAAATCCTCTACGAGGTCAAGCGCGTGGTGGTCGGGCAGGACCGCTTCCTGGAGCGCGTCATGGTCGCCATCCTGGCGCAGGGCCACCTGCTGGTCGAAGGCGTTCCCGGGCTGGCCAAGACGCTGACGGTCAAGACCCTGGCCAACACCATTCGCGGCGACTTCAAGCGCATCCAGTTCACGCCCGACCTGGTGCCGGCCGACCTGGTGGGCACGCGCATCTACAACCAGAAGACCGGCGATTTCAGCACCTCGCTGGGGCCGGTGTTCACCAATTTGCTGCTGGCCGACGAGATCAACCGCGCGCCGGCCAAGGTGCAAAGCGCGCTGCTCGAAGTGATGCAGGAGCGCCAGGTGACGATTGCCGGCATCAGCCACAAGGTGCCCTCGCCTTTCCTCGTCATGGCAACGCAGAACCCGATTGAAACCGAAGGCACCTACCCGCTGCCCGAAGCGCAGGTGGACCGCTTCATGATGAAGGTGCTGGTCGATTACCCGAGCGACGAGGAAGAGTTCGTCATCGTCCAGCGCGTCACCGGCCCGGCGGTGGCGGTGGCGGCGGTGGCGACCACCGAGCAGCTGGCCGCGCTGCAGGCCGAATGCCGGTGCATCTATGTCGATCCGTCGCTGGTGCAGTACGCGGTGCGGCTGGTCTCGGCGACACGCGACCCGGCAAAACATGGACTCGATGAGCTGGCCCGCTTCATCACCTTTGGCGCCAGCCCGCGCGCCACCATCAACCTGACCGAAGGCGCCCGGGCGCTGGCCATGCTGCGCGGGCGCAGCTATGCGCTGCCCGAAGACATGACGGACCTGATCCCCGACGTGCTGCGCCACCGGCTGGTGTTGTCTTATGAAGCGCTGTCCGAAGGCTTTTCAGCCGACCAGATCGTCGGAAAGATCATGGCCCGAATCCCGCCCCCTGCCAAACCATTAGCCCATGAAAAACTCGCTGCGTAG
- a CDS encoding patatin-like phospholipase family protein, which produces MLFERRSPQPISLALQGGGAHGAFTWGVLDHLLEDGRTDFEGVSGTSAGAMNAVVLAHGLNDGGRDGARAALHRFWTSVADSLPFEVAVPSLDGQNVSLLPALKMMMHWAHYFSPHQLNPFDLNPLRDILLAQVDFERLRGDSPVKLFIAATNANSGKVRLFRSPEISADAILASACLPTMARPVEIDGEPYWDGGYAANPAVYPLFYECKSSDILMVLLTPMKHKGTPHSAQEIKDRVLELAFNSTFLREMRMFAHAREYAKESFFRIGRFERRLVQTNFHVIDAPEQMNEFKTETKLAANMQFFELLRNLGRERARGWLEANHGEIGRRSTVDLAELFY; this is translated from the coding sequence TTGCTTTTTGAAAGACGTAGCCCACAGCCCATCAGCCTGGCCCTGCAAGGCGGCGGCGCCCACGGTGCATTCACCTGGGGGGTGCTCGATCACCTGCTCGAAGACGGCCGCACCGACTTCGAGGGCGTCAGCGGCACCAGTGCCGGCGCCATGAATGCCGTCGTTCTGGCCCACGGCTTGAATGATGGCGGCCGCGATGGCGCACGCGCTGCGCTGCACAGGTTCTGGACCTCGGTGGCGGACAGCCTGCCGTTCGAGGTGGCCGTGCCGTCCCTGGATGGCCAGAACGTCAGCCTGCTTCCCGCCCTGAAAATGATGATGCACTGGGCGCACTATTTCTCGCCGCACCAGCTCAACCCTTTCGATCTCAACCCCTTGCGCGACATTCTTTTGGCGCAGGTCGATTTCGAGCGCCTGCGGGGCGACAGCCCGGTCAAGCTGTTCATTGCCGCCACCAATGCGAATTCCGGCAAGGTGCGGCTGTTCCGCTCGCCCGAGATCAGCGCCGACGCCATCCTGGCCTCGGCCTGCCTGCCGACCATGGCGCGGCCGGTCGAAATCGACGGAGAGCCCTACTGGGACGGGGGCTATGCCGCCAATCCGGCGGTCTATCCGCTGTTCTACGAATGCAAGAGCAGCGATATCCTGATGGTGCTGCTCACCCCCATGAAGCACAAGGGAACGCCGCACAGCGCCCAGGAAATCAAGGACCGGGTGCTGGAACTGGCCTTCAATTCCACCTTTTTGCGGGAAATGCGCATGTTTGCCCATGCGCGCGAGTATGCAAAGGAATCGTTTTTTCGCATCGGGCGCTTTGAACGGCGCCTTGTCCAGACGAACTTTCATGTGATTGACGCCCCGGAGCAGATGAACGAGTTCAAGACCGAAACCAAGCTGGCGGCGAACATGCAGTTTTTTGAACTGCTGAGAAACCTGGGCCGCGAGCGGGCCAGGGGCTGGCTGGAGGCGAACCATGGCGAGATCGGCAGGCGTTCGACGGTTGATCTGGCCGAATTGTTTTATTAG
- a CDS encoding VWA domain-containing protein: protein MTVPVNFLWPQFLWLLLALPLLVAAYVWLLRRKKKMALRYASLSIVREAMGSGQSIRRHIPPLLFLLSLAAMLVAASRPLAVITLPSQNETIILAMDVSGSMRATDVLPNRLVASQNAAKAFLADLPRNVRVGVVAFAGTAAVVQPPTVNREDLTAAIDKFQLQRGTAIGNGIIVSLAELFPEAGIDLESMETGRERKHGVSLDQAAKDDGNGKKAFTPVAPGSYTSAAIILLTDGQRTTGIDSLDAAKVAADRGIRVYTVGVGTVEGETIGFEGWSMRVKLDEETLKGIARATQAEYFYAGTANDLKKVYQTLSSRLTVEKKETEISGLLALAAAVLGLLSASLSLLWFNRIL from the coding sequence ATGACCGTTCCCGTCAACTTCCTCTGGCCCCAGTTCCTGTGGCTGCTGCTGGCGCTGCCGCTGCTGGTGGCGGCGTATGTGTGGCTGCTGCGGCGCAAGAAAAAGATGGCCCTGCGCTACGCCAGCCTGTCCATCGTGCGCGAAGCCATGGGCAGCGGCCAGAGCATTCGCCGGCACATTCCGCCGCTGCTGTTCCTGCTGTCGCTGGCGGCCATGCTGGTGGCCGCTTCGCGCCCGCTGGCCGTCATCACCCTGCCCTCGCAAAACGAAACCATCATCCTGGCCATGGATGTGTCGGGCAGCATGCGCGCCACCGATGTCCTGCCCAACCGGCTGGTGGCCTCGCAAAATGCCGCCAAGGCTTTCCTGGCCGATCTGCCGCGCAATGTGCGGGTTGGCGTGGTGGCCTTTGCCGGAACCGCCGCCGTGGTGCAGCCGCCCACCGTGAACCGCGAAGACCTGACGGCGGCGATTGACAAGTTCCAGCTGCAGCGCGGCACGGCCATTGGCAACGGGATCATCGTGTCGCTGGCCGAACTGTTCCCCGAAGCCGGCATTGACCTGGAGTCGATGGAAACCGGCCGGGAACGCAAGCACGGCGTGTCGCTGGACCAGGCCGCAAAGGACGACGGGAACGGCAAGAAAGCCTTCACCCCGGTCGCGCCCGGCTCCTACACCTCGGCCGCGATCATCCTGCTGACCGACGGCCAGCGCACCACCGGCATCGATTCGCTCGACGCCGCCAAGGTGGCCGCGGACCGGGGCATCCGGGTCTATACCGTGGGCGTGGGCACGGTGGAAGGCGAAACCATCGGTTTTGAAGGCTGGTCGATGCGCGTCAAGCTCGACGAGGAAACCCTCAAGGGCATTGCCCGCGCCACCCAGGCCGAATACTTTTATGCCGGCACGGCAAACGATCTGAAAAAGGTTTACCAAACCCTGAGTTCGCGGCTGACGGTGGAAAAAAAGGAAACCGAGATATCGGGGCTGCTGGCACTGGCCGCCGCCGTCCTCGGCCTGCTGTCGGCCAGCCTGTCGCTGCTGTGGTTCAACCGGATTCTTTGA
- a CDS encoding DUF58 domain-containing protein, translated as MPKLSQVVQTPASSTPAESADQLLRRLEWTVLRRLDGLLQGDYRTLLRGTGMDLADLREYQYHDDVRHIDWNVTARLQAPHVRVFTEDREMSAWFLLDLSPSMDFGSGEQRKRQVSTDFVAVLARMLTKRGNRVGALLYGAGVDAAIPARGGRQHVLHLLHTLRTRPETASVGPTRLHELLESAAKLVHRRSTLFVVSDFITEAGWEKPLGLLAQRHEVVAVRLLDPLELELPDLGLIPITDAETGEQLLVDTHDAGFRRRFARIAAQREAELRQALARAGVDTLELSTDDDLAGAIMRFTDLRKQRSRLSGAHAAAGRLPAHLARAG; from the coding sequence ATGCCTAAGCTTTCACAAGTTGTACAGACGCCGGCCTCCTCAACCCCTGCCGAAAGCGCGGACCAGTTGCTGCGCCGGCTCGAATGGACAGTGCTGCGCCGCCTCGACGGCCTGCTGCAGGGCGACTACCGCACGCTGCTGCGCGGCACCGGCATGGACCTGGCCGACCTGCGCGAATACCAGTACCACGACGACGTGCGGCATATCGACTGGAACGTGACGGCGCGGCTGCAAGCACCCCATGTGCGCGTGTTCACCGAAGACCGCGAGATGAGCGCCTGGTTCCTGCTCGACCTGAGCCCGTCGATGGATTTCGGCTCCGGCGAGCAGCGCAAGCGCCAAGTGTCCACAGACTTCGTCGCCGTGCTGGCGCGCATGCTGACGAAGCGCGGCAACCGCGTGGGCGCCCTGCTCTACGGAGCCGGCGTGGATGCGGCCATCCCTGCGCGCGGCGGGCGCCAGCATGTGCTGCACCTGTTGCACACCCTGCGCACGCGCCCCGAAACCGCCAGCGTCGGCCCGACCCGCTTGCATGAATTGCTGGAGTCGGCCGCCAAGCTGGTGCACCGGCGCTCCACGCTGTTCGTGGTGTCCGACTTCATCACCGAGGCCGGCTGGGAAAAGCCCCTGGGACTGCTGGCCCAGCGGCACGAGGTCGTCGCCGTGCGCCTGCTCGACCCGCTGGAGCTGGAATTGCCCGACCTGGGCCTGATTCCGATCACGGACGCCGAAACCGGCGAGCAGTTGCTCGTCGATACCCATGACGCCGGCTTTCGCAGGCGCTTTGCGCGCATCGCGGCCCAGCGCGAAGCCGAGTTGCGCCAAGCCCTGGCGCGGGCGGGCGTGGACACGCTCGAACTCTCGACCGATGACGACCTGGCAGGCGCCATCATGCGTTTTACCGACCTGCGCAAACAGCGCAGCCGTTTATCCGGTGCCCATGCGGCGGCAGGCAGGCTGCCGGCCCACCTGGCGCGCGCCGGCTGA